Proteins co-encoded in one Paracrocinitomix mangrovi genomic window:
- a CDS encoding SPOR domain-containing protein: MNKIIVAISFISLAYGGFSQNENWLSFPTSKKDSIVKTDTISKQVQLDYDVEDGNVTIHEDARIEKLEKFVRSGEESLDGVLIDGYRVMIYFDQDKSKAESEKARFMSMYNDVSTYIDYSAPNYRVRVGNFRTKLEAEKLKQEILGIFFTAIVVEDKIQLPALPEN; encoded by the coding sequence ATGAATAAAATAATAGTAGCCATATCCTTCATAAGCCTAGCTTACGGTGGTTTTTCGCAAAACGAAAACTGGTTATCTTTTCCCACAAGTAAAAAAGATAGCATTGTAAAAACTGATACTATCAGCAAACAAGTTCAATTAGATTATGATGTTGAAGACGGAAATGTGACAATTCACGAAGATGCACGTATTGAAAAATTGGAAAAATTTGTGCGTTCAGGTGAAGAGTCATTGGATGGAGTTTTAATTGACGGATATCGTGTGATGATTTATTTTGATCAAGACAAAAGCAAGGCAGAATCTGAAAAAGCAAGATTTATGTCTATGTACAATGATGTATCAACATACATTGATTATTCAGCTCCAAATTATCGCGTTAGAGTGGGTAATTTTAGAACAAAATTAGAAGCTGAAAAATTGAAGCAAGAAATCCTTGGAATTTTCTTTACAGCTATTGTTGTAGAAGATAAAATTCAACTTCCTGCATTACCTGAAAATTAA
- a CDS encoding c-type cytochrome, with the protein MKIFGSFISQRFKLLAITTFTLFSFISNIHAQEGDPEIGGKLFKANCASCHFPDKDMTGPALQGARERWIESSTEENFYAWIKNSGAVIKSGDGYANQLFNKWNKTPMTPQSVSDEDIDNIFAYVESYTPPPPPTGATGETVVSTDDEGSSSFIWWVIAILLLIVIGAVGTSRGYLSRAIKQQNGEEINENETVSQAARRWAWDNRGWFGVVVLVGVVAVLVIGLMGLMKIGVFEDYKPEQPIKYSHKLHAGDLGIDCKYCHNAAMKSKHATIPTVNVCMNCHSQVHEGTETGTTEISKIHEAAGFDPETRTYSGETKPIKWVKVHNLPDHVYFNHSQHVNVGGVDCAQCHGDMKKETVARVMTTEDLNAVEENEIKFSRPTLTMGWCIECHQLSNVDVAGSHIKGAPESEDTYYGVIHQRLLKDKETYQKYLEDDVISVAELGGWECAKCHY; encoded by the coding sequence ATGAAAATATTTGGTTCATTTATCTCACAGAGATTCAAGTTGTTAGCGATAACAACCTTTACACTCTTCTCATTTATAAGCAATATCCATGCCCAGGAGGGAGATCCTGAGATTGGAGGAAAGCTTTTTAAAGCCAATTGTGCTTCTTGTCACTTTCCTGACAAGGACATGACAGGACCTGCTCTTCAAGGAGCAAGAGAACGTTGGATTGAGAGTTCAACAGAAGAAAACTTCTACGCCTGGATTAAAAATTCAGGAGCTGTAATTAAGAGTGGAGACGGTTACGCGAATCAATTGTTCAATAAGTGGAACAAAACGCCAATGACTCCTCAGTCAGTTTCTGATGAGGACATTGATAACATCTTTGCTTATGTAGAGTCTTACACTCCACCTCCTCCTCCAACAGGTGCAACTGGGGAAACTGTAGTTTCTACTGATGATGAAGGATCAAGTTCTTTTATCTGGTGGGTAATTGCAATCTTATTGTTGATTGTAATTGGTGCGGTTGGAACTTCAAGAGGATACTTATCAAGAGCTATTAAACAACAAAACGGTGAAGAAATCAACGAAAACGAAACTGTTTCACAAGCTGCAAGAAGATGGGCTTGGGATAACAGAGGTTGGTTTGGTGTTGTTGTTTTAGTTGGTGTGGTTGCTGTATTAGTGATCGGATTGATGGGATTGATGAAAATTGGTGTATTTGAAGATTACAAACCAGAACAACCAATTAAATATTCTCACAAATTACACGCTGGTGACTTAGGTATTGATTGTAAATATTGTCACAATGCAGCAATGAAATCTAAACACGCAACTATTCCTACGGTGAACGTTTGTATGAACTGTCACAGTCAGGTTCATGAAGGAACTGAGACTGGAACTACAGAGATTTCTAAAATTCACGAAGCAGCAGGATTTGATCCTGAAACAAGAACTTATAGCGGTGAAACTAAGCCTATCAAATGGGTAAAAGTTCACAACTTACCTGATCACGTTTATTTCAATCACTCTCAACACGTAAATGTTGGTGGTGTTGATTGTGCTCAATGTCACGGAGATATGAAAAAAGAAACTGTGGCTCGAGTAATGACTACTGAAGATCTAAACGCAGTAGAAGAAAACGAAATCAAATTTTCAAGACCTACTTTAACAATGGGATGGTGTATTGAATGTCACCAATTGTCAAACGTAGACGTTGCAGGTAGCCACATCAAAGGCGCTCCTGAAAGCGAAGACACTTACTACGGTGTAATTCACCAAAGACTATTAAAAGATAAAGAGACATATCAGAAATATCTTGAAGATGATGTTATTTCTGTTGCGGAACTAGGTGGATGGGAATGTGCTAAATGTCACTATTAA
- a CDS encoding TAT-variant-translocated molybdopterin oxidoreductase — protein MGTNKKYWKGFDELEQTPEFIENAQSEFPQELSVEEFLSDSNVNEASTGRRDFLKFLGFSVAAATLAACEAPVIKAVPYAVKPEDVTPGVANWYASTYYDGSNYASILVKSREGRPIHIKGNKDFGFTGGAISPQIAASVLSLYNGARLTSPTIDGAAKSWSDVDGEITAALNKVANGGKKIVLLSGTEISPSTLDIIERFKAKYGGYEYVAAPVPNPMEMQAQNPTADVLPVEGEMPEATEGKVTHVQYDAVSYNGIREANKESFGQRIIPDYDFSKAKVIVSVACDFLNSWVLPTQFTSQYALRRNPDGEWMSQHYQFESNMSQTGSNADYRGMIKPSQQGAALAYLHKAVVGTAVSGADTASLDEDTIAKLDLAAEALKNAKGESLVVAGSNRKSIQVVVNSINNALNNYKSTINLNNPIELHKSEDAKMAQLVKDMGAGKVGAIVMWNTNPVYTMGESFKTALEGVENSIAISQYADETAALCKYVAAESHALESWNDYNPKMTEYALAQPTIRPLHDTRCAAESLMIWAGEATHVGKDTTNYHDHIKWTWEKYGFPMQTKHATFYDYWNAMVHQSTEPSGIPANASAWPFNGNLSAAGKDIAGIQAGDMEVAMYQKAAIGVGTQAANPWLQEMPDTVTKVTWDNYATVSYEDCDKLGLEKGLGQETPSSVITVNVGDTTLTLPAYPQPGQAPGTIGIALGYGRGEGGEEIGKAAFQQVGDYGQASKNVIGVNAFKLVSDGDYDVYNASISKTDEEYNLACTQTHSTVMARNSIVKETTLGIYKTKGKGAYNHQHTLHMGWDHEEKPVTEFDLWPEHPVEKVGHRWGMTIDLSSCIGCGSCLIACQSENNVPVVGKDEVRRGREMHWLRLDRYYASDAEATVGTRNPDDFAEGGFGALKKPANNPKVVHMPMMCHHCNHAPCETVCPVAATTHSNEGLNQMAYNRCIGTRYCGNNCPYKVRRFNWFNYPSYRKFTEVNPSQDDLGRMVLNPDVVVRTRGVMEKCSMCVQRIQSGKLVAKKEDRMVKDGDVTTACADVCPTNAIIMGDWNDVNSGVRKSSEEDRSYQALEEIGVKPNIWYKVKVRNEHNEELDALQVEHHGGHESHGDEHAEEGHDSVDTGHENGAEDHGH, from the coding sequence ATGGGAACAAATAAGAAATACTGGAAAGGCTTTGATGAGTTAGAACAAACTCCTGAGTTTATCGAGAACGCACAAAGCGAATTTCCTCAAGAATTGAGCGTTGAAGAATTCCTTTCTGACAGCAATGTCAATGAAGCTTCAACAGGACGAAGAGATTTCTTAAAATTCTTAGGATTTAGCGTTGCTGCAGCTACATTAGCTGCTTGTGAGGCTCCTGTAATTAAAGCAGTACCTTATGCTGTAAAACCTGAAGATGTTACTCCGGGTGTTGCAAACTGGTATGCTTCAACTTACTATGACGGGTCAAACTATGCTAGTATCCTTGTAAAGAGTAGGGAAGGAAGACCTATTCATATAAAAGGTAACAAAGACTTCGGTTTCACAGGTGGAGCAATTAGCCCACAAATCGCAGCCTCTGTTTTATCTTTATATAATGGTGCAAGATTGACATCTCCGACTATTGATGGAGCCGCTAAATCATGGTCTGACGTTGATGGTGAAATTACTGCAGCATTAAACAAAGTAGCAAATGGTGGTAAAAAGATTGTTCTTCTTTCAGGAACTGAAATCTCGCCTTCTACTTTAGATATTATTGAAAGATTTAAAGCAAAATATGGTGGTTACGAGTATGTAGCAGCTCCGGTTCCTAATCCAATGGAGATGCAAGCTCAAAATCCTACTGCTGATGTACTTCCTGTTGAAGGTGAAATGCCTGAGGCTACAGAAGGGAAAGTTACTCACGTACAATATGATGCTGTTTCTTATAACGGAATTAGAGAAGCTAACAAAGAATCATTCGGTCAAAGAATTATTCCAGATTATGACTTCTCAAAAGCGAAAGTTATCGTGTCTGTTGCTTGTGACTTCTTAAATTCATGGGTATTACCTACACAATTTACTTCGCAATATGCATTAAGAAGAAATCCTGATGGAGAATGGATGTCTCAACACTATCAGTTTGAGTCTAACATGTCACAAACAGGATCAAATGCAGATTATAGAGGAATGATTAAACCTTCACAGCAAGGAGCTGCTTTAGCTTACTTACACAAAGCTGTTGTTGGAACTGCTGTTTCTGGTGCAGATACTGCTTCTTTAGATGAAGACACAATAGCTAAATTAGATTTAGCTGCTGAAGCATTGAAAAATGCAAAGGGTGAATCATTAGTTGTTGCAGGATCAAATAGAAAATCAATTCAAGTTGTTGTTAATTCAATTAACAATGCATTGAATAACTATAAATCTACTATCAATTTGAATAATCCTATCGAGCTTCACAAATCTGAAGACGCTAAGATGGCTCAATTGGTAAAAGATATGGGAGCTGGTAAAGTTGGTGCTATTGTTATGTGGAACACCAATCCTGTTTATACAATGGGTGAATCTTTCAAAACTGCTTTAGAAGGAGTTGAAAATTCAATTGCTATCTCACAATATGCGGATGAAACTGCAGCTTTATGTAAATATGTTGCTGCTGAAAGTCATGCATTAGAGTCATGGAATGATTACAATCCAAAAATGACTGAATATGCTTTAGCTCAACCTACAATCAGACCATTGCACGATACAAGATGTGCTGCTGAGTCATTAATGATTTGGGCTGGTGAAGCAACTCATGTAGGAAAAGACACTACCAATTATCACGATCATATTAAATGGACTTGGGAAAAATATGGATTCCCAATGCAGACTAAACATGCAACTTTCTATGATTACTGGAACGCAATGGTACACCAAAGTACTGAGCCTTCAGGAATCCCTGCAAATGCATCTGCGTGGCCATTCAATGGAAACTTAAGTGCAGCCGGAAAAGATATCGCTGGAATTCAAGCTGGTGATATGGAGGTAGCAATGTATCAAAAAGCTGCTATCGGTGTTGGTACACAAGCTGCTAACCCTTGGTTGCAAGAGATGCCGGATACGGTAACTAAAGTAACTTGGGATAACTATGCTACTGTTTCTTATGAAGACTGTGATAAATTAGGTTTAGAAAAAGGTTTAGGCCAAGAAACTCCTTCTTCTGTTATTACAGTTAATGTAGGAGATACTACTTTGACTTTACCTGCATATCCTCAACCTGGACAGGCTCCTGGAACAATCGGTATCGCTTTAGGATACGGAAGAGGTGAAGGTGGAGAAGAGATTGGTAAAGCTGCTTTCCAACAAGTTGGAGACTACGGACAAGCTTCTAAAAACGTTATTGGTGTTAATGCATTTAAGTTAGTTTCTGATGGAGACTATGATGTTTACAATGCAAGCATCTCTAAAACAGACGAAGAATATAACCTTGCTTGTACTCAAACTCACAGTACAGTAATGGCAAGAAACTCTATTGTTAAGGAAACTACTTTAGGGATTTATAAGACAAAAGGAAAAGGTGCATACAACCATCAACATACTTTACACATGGGATGGGATCACGAAGAAAAACCTGTTACAGAGTTTGATTTGTGGCCAGAACATCCGGTAGAAAAAGTAGGACACAGATGGGGAATGACTATCGATTTAAGTTCGTGTATTGGATGTGGATCTTGTTTGATCGCATGTCAATCAGAAAACAACGTACCTGTTGTTGGTAAAGACGAAGTTAGAAGAGGTAGAGAGATGCACTGGTTAAGATTAGATAGATACTATGCATCTGATGCTGAGGCTACAGTAGGTACAAGAAATCCTGATGATTTTGCAGAAGGAGGTTTTGGAGCATTGAAAAAGCCTGCTAATAACCCTAAAGTTGTTCACATGCCAATGATGTGTCACCACTGTAATCACGCTCCTTGTGAGACTGTGTGTCCGGTGGCTGCTACAACTCACTCTAATGAAGGGTTGAATCAAATGGCTTACAACAGATGTATTGGTACAAGATATTGTGGAAACAACTGTCCTTACAAAGTAAGACGTTTCAACTGGTTCAATTATCCTTCATATAGAAAATTCACTGAGGTAAATCCATCTCAAGATGACTTAGGAAGAATGGTATTGAATCCTGATGTTGTTGTAAGAACAAGAGGGGTGATGGAGAAATGTTCTATGTGCGTTCAAAGAATCCAATCAGGTAAATTGGTTGCTAAGAAAGAGGATAGAATGGTGAAAGATGGAGATGTAACTACAGCATGTGCTGATGTTTGTCCTACTAACGCAATCATCATGGGAGACTGGAATGATGTTAATTCTGGAGTGAGAAAATCATCAGAAGAAGACAGATCTTACCAGGCTTTAGAAGAGATTGGTGTTAAGCCAAATATCTGGTACAAAGTGAAAGTGAGAAATGAGCACAATGAAGAATTAGATGCTCTACAAGTTGAACATCACGGTGGACATGAGTCACACGGAGATGAACATGCAGAAGAAGGACATGATTCAGTTGATACTGGACACGAAAACGGAGCAGAGGATCACGGACATTAA
- the nrfD gene encoding NrfD/PsrC family molybdoenzyme membrane anchor subunit codes for MHKEAAIREPLILGHKTYSDITEDVCGPIEGKAPKAWYIMFGIALLVGLYGIGCILYLLGTGIGTWGLNKTVEWAWDITNFVWWVGIGHAGTLISAVLLLFRQRWRMAINRSAEAMTIFAVFMAGLFPLIHMGRLWVGYWVLPIPNQFGSLWVNFNSPLLWDVFAISTYLTVSVVFWYIGLIPDFATIRDRAKGSVSRKMYGILSFGWSGRAKHWNRFEIVSLVLAGLATPLVFSVHSIVSFDFATSVIPGWHTTIFPPYFVAGAVFSGFAMVQTLLLILRKGMKLEAYIHTKHVEYMNIVIMVTGSIVGVAYLTELFISWYSGVEYESYAFINRATGPYWWAYASMMTCNVVSPQLMWFKKLRTSLLFTFFISIVVNIGMWFERFVIIVTSIHQDYLPSSWSMFYPTWVDIGVFIGTIGIFFAFYLAFARYFPVLAIAELKTIVKISGESYKNGTAPGHDDHGGGDHGHVEEPIKEDNTDTASEEE; via the coding sequence ATGCATAAAGAAGCTGCGATTAGAGAACCATTAATCTTAGGTCACAAAACGTACAGTGACATTACTGAGGACGTTTGCGGACCTATTGAAGGAAAAGCGCCTAAAGCTTGGTACATCATGTTTGGTATTGCCTTATTAGTGGGGCTTTACGGAATTGGATGTATTCTTTACTTGCTAGGTACCGGGATCGGAACCTGGGGTTTGAACAAAACAGTTGAATGGGCTTGGGATATTACCAACTTTGTATGGTGGGTAGGTATCGGGCACGCAGGAACCCTAATTTCTGCCGTATTATTGTTGTTCAGACAAAGATGGAGAATGGCGATCAACAGATCTGCTGAGGCCATGACAATCTTCGCCGTATTTATGGCTGGATTGTTCCCGTTAATTCACATGGGTCGTCTTTGGGTAGGATACTGGGTATTACCTATTCCAAACCAATTTGGTTCACTTTGGGTAAACTTTAACTCTCCGCTTCTTTGGGACGTTTTTGCGATCTCTACTTATTTAACTGTATCGGTTGTATTCTGGTACATTGGATTGATTCCGGATTTTGCAACTATCAGAGATAGAGCTAAAGGTTCAGTTTCTAGAAAAATGTACGGAATTCTTTCATTTGGATGGTCTGGTAGAGCTAAGCACTGGAACAGATTTGAGATCGTTTCTTTGGTATTAGCAGGATTGGCTACTCCACTTGTATTCTCAGTTCACTCGATTGTATCATTTGACTTCGCTACTTCAGTAATTCCTGGATGGCATACAACAATCTTCCCTCCTTACTTCGTTGCTGGAGCTGTATTCTCTGGATTCGCAATGGTACAAACACTATTGTTGATTTTGAGAAAAGGAATGAAATTAGAGGCTTACATTCATACTAAACACGTTGAATACATGAACATTGTAATCATGGTTACAGGTTCAATCGTAGGTGTTGCTTATTTAACTGAGTTATTTATTTCTTGGTACTCAGGAGTTGAGTATGAATCTTATGCTTTCATCAACAGAGCTACAGGTCCTTATTGGTGGGCTTACGCTTCAATGATGACTTGTAACGTTGTTTCTCCACAGTTAATGTGGTTCAAAAAATTAAGAACTAGCTTATTGTTTACATTCTTCATTTCGATTGTTGTAAACATTGGTATGTGGTTCGAGCGTTTCGTAATTATTGTTACTTCAATTCACCAGGATTACTTGCCTTCTTCATGGAGCATGTTCTATCCTACTTGGGTGGATATAGGAGTATTCATTGGAACAATCGGAATTTTCTTTGCTTTCTATCTTGCATTTGCTAGATACTTCCCTGTGTTGGCAATCGCTGAGTTGAAAACAATTGTTAAGATTTCTGGTGAATCATATAAAAATGGTACTGCACCTGGACATGATGACCATGGAGGAGGAGACCACGGACACGTTGAAGAACCAATTAAAGAAGATAATACTGACACTGCTTCTGAAGAGGAGTAA
- a CDS encoding DUF3341 domain-containing protein has translation MADRVIYATYDDDHTLLEGAKKLVADGVHISDVFSPFPIHGIDPVIGVKHTRLGIVAMMFAVTGMMLAVIGFQYIMISDWPMNIGGKPNFSLLQNFPSFVPITFEFTVLFAAHGMALTYLLRNKTLPGMPADNPYPRNTDDRFTMEIRLSENGGMSSDDLHAKIKQTGIVEIEEKDYVVIK, from the coding sequence ATGGCAGATAGAGTAATATACGCTACTTATGATGATGATCACACTTTGTTAGAAGGTGCTAAGAAATTAGTTGCTGATGGAGTGCATATCTCAGACGTATTCTCACCGTTCCCAATTCACGGTATTGATCCGGTGATTGGAGTAAAACACACGCGACTAGGAATTGTTGCAATGATGTTTGCAGTAACAGGGATGATGTTAGCCGTAATCGGTTTCCAATACATCATGATTTCTGACTGGCCAATGAATATTGGTGGTAAACCAAACTTCTCATTGTTGCAAAACTTTCCTTCGTTTGTGCCAATTACTTTTGAGTTTACAGTATTATTTGCTGCTCATGGTATGGCTTTAACTTATTTGTTAAGAAACAAAACTTTGCCAGGTATGCCTGCGGATAATCCTTATCCAAGAAATACTGACGATAGATTTACAATGGAGATTAGACTTTCTGAAAATGGAGGAATGTCATCTGATGATCTTCATGCTAAGATTAAACAAACTGGGATCGTTGAGATCGAAGAAAAAGATTACGTGGTGATCAAATAA
- a CDS encoding c-type cytochrome, producing the protein MIMKVKNIKNIGLAVLVGGTLLSCKSDENSPGMEYMPDMYRSAAVEGYWDYAEVRGKYDEDAEMLIRDKFSFVPPAGTIPYAGTDAGKEDMPYEHGAPVNADKTHGLYGMRQDTAGYANAANDKNPIPYSDEVLKEGKVLFESFCIHCHGEKGAGDGPVPSTGKYPPPPAYNGPLKDLPAGQIFYSITYGKNAMGSHASQLNKEERWKLVYYVQKLQGKDPGTANEPANQEVNEVNPEG; encoded by the coding sequence ATGATTATGAAAGTTAAGAACATTAAAAATATTGGATTAGCTGTACTAGTTGGAGGTACGTTACTTTCATGTAAAAGTGATGAAAACTCTCCAGGAATGGAGTACATGCCTGATATGTATAGATCTGCTGCAGTTGAAGGATACTGGGATTATGCAGAGGTAAGAGGAAAGTATGATGAAGATGCAGAAATGTTGATCAGAGATAAATTTTCTTTCGTGCCTCCTGCAGGAACAATTCCTTATGCAGGAACTGATGCTGGTAAAGAAGATATGCCTTATGAGCATGGAGCTCCTGTTAATGCTGATAAAACTCACGGTTTGTATGGTATGCGTCAGGATACAGCAGGTTATGCTAATGCCGCTAATGACAAGAATCCTATTCCTTATTCTGATGAAGTATTAAAAGAAGGAAAAGTATTGTTTGAATCTTTCTGTATCCACTGTCATGGTGAAAAAGGAGCTGGAGATGGACCTGTGCCTTCTACAGGGAAATATCCACCACCACCAGCTTACAATGGACCACTTAAGGACTTACCTGCAGGACAAATCTTCTATTCAATTACATATGGTAAAAACGCCATGGGATCTCATGCATCTCAATTGAATAAAGAAGAAAGATGGAAATTGGTTTACTATGTTCAAAAGCTACAAGGGAAAGATCCTGGAACAGCTAACGAACCGGCAAATCAAGAAGTGAATGAAGTAAACCCTGAAGGATAA
- a CDS encoding quinol:cytochrome C oxidoreductase, with the protein MEYQISSKAKKTIIATVLVGLVLFIVGAIMDSGSAQFKTRLLSNFLIDGFFFFAIALGALFFLALQYATETAWYVVIKRVIEAVASYVIVGIGVLLVLFAVITFMDGGYSVNEHGHHVGHIYQWMDHHMVENDSMIAGKAPFLTKPFFWIATVVYFAIYILFYRGFRKRSLQEDIEGGTNIHFKNYVKGAVFLVLFGYFSSTSSWHWIMSIDVHWFSTLFGWYTFGGLWCTAMTAIMLLIIYLKRNGYLAQVNDSHVHDVGKWIFATSFLWSYLFFSQYMLYWYADIPEEVIYYVQRIDQYPVIYWGMFLINFIVPMLILMSREAKRNLGILMFVCIVIIIGHWGDVFMLITPGSMGEYGTIGLIEIGLFLAFAGVFAYYVLNTLTKAPLMPKNHPYLDESKHHEI; encoded by the coding sequence ATGGAATATCAAATTTCATCTAAAGCGAAAAAAACGATCATAGCAACTGTACTTGTAGGGTTGGTATTGTTTATCGTTGGAGCTATAATGGATAGTGGATCTGCGCAATTTAAGACCAGGTTGTTATCTAATTTTTTAATTGATGGTTTCTTCTTCTTTGCCATTGCATTGGGAGCCTTGTTTTTCCTAGCGTTACAATACGCAACAGAAACAGCTTGGTACGTTGTAATTAAAAGGGTAATTGAAGCCGTTGCATCCTACGTAATTGTTGGTATTGGTGTCTTACTTGTATTGTTTGCTGTTATTACCTTCATGGATGGAGGATATTCAGTAAATGAGCACGGGCATCATGTTGGTCATATTTACCAGTGGATGGATCATCACATGGTAGAAAATGATTCAATGATTGCTGGAAAAGCACCATTCTTAACTAAACCATTTTTCTGGATTGCAACAGTAGTATATTTCGCGATTTATATCTTGTTCTACAGAGGATTTAGAAAAAGATCTTTACAAGAAGACATTGAAGGTGGTACAAATATCCACTTCAAAAACTACGTAAAAGGAGCTGTTTTCTTGGTATTGTTTGGATATTTTTCATCTACTTCATCTTGGCACTGGATCATGTCTATTGATGTACACTGGTTCTCAACTTTGTTTGGATGGTATACATTTGGTGGATTGTGGTGTACGGCAATGACAGCAATTATGTTGTTGATCATTTACCTAAAAAGAAATGGATACTTAGCACAAGTAAATGATTCACATGTTCATGATGTTGGAAAATGGATTTTCGCAACTTCATTCTTGTGGTCTTATTTATTCTTCTCTCAGTACATGCTTTATTGGTATGCTGATATTCCTGAAGAAGTAATTTACTATGTTCAAAGAATTGATCAGTACCCTGTTATTTACTGGGGAATGTTCTTAATTAACTTTATTGTCCCTATGCTTATCTTAATGTCTAGAGAAGCTAAGAGAAATTTAGGAATCTTAATGTTTGTTTGTATTGTGATCATCATTGGTCACTGGGGAGACGTATTTATGTTGATCACTCCAGGTTCAATGGGAGAATACGGAACAATTGGATTAATTGAAATTGGTTTATTCCTGGCGTTTGCAGGTGTATTTGCATATTATGTGTTAAACACTTTAACAAAGGCGCCTTTAATGCCAAAAAATCATCCTTATTTGGATGAAAGTAAACACCACGAGATTTAA
- a CDS encoding cytochrome c oxidase subunit II, whose protein sequence is MGMKLIVLVVIVLAVIAVAQIMRVYELSSKLKGHREEDIDLKTNNINAGLMLVFVTIFFGSLLYMIYLYGSGAMPPAASEHGVDVDWLYNINWIIVFAVYFGTNGLLFWFSYKYSYHPDRKAYYFPHDNKLEMIWTIVPAAALAVIITLGLMVWNKITGAPSDDAVVVEVYAEQFKWTIRYSGDDNQLGYSDYKLVNAENPLGVITEEFVDKRIEEIKGDIDADQLTLDNFRSNTAEVGLSKANEYKLEHNIEKMGRIKTRIETMKGSMNDSIYSKAGDDYISKTALFLVKGQEYQFIFRSRDVIHSAYFPHFRAQMNCVPGERTKLKLKPIMTTAEMQKEIKDPDFSYILMCNKICGASHFNMYLPVIVGTQEEFEAWKADPINYAPVVDVAEEGDAGSDELEADDASVEDGTENAEDAGNGEGEPTH, encoded by the coding sequence ATGGGAATGAAATTAATAGTACTAGTCGTAATCGTTTTGGCGGTCATAGCTGTGGCCCAGATCATGCGTGTTTACGAACTTTCTTCAAAGTTAAAGGGACACAGGGAAGAAGATATCGATTTAAAGACGAATAACATCAATGCAGGTTTGATGCTTGTGTTTGTTACCATTTTCTTTGGATCGCTATTGTATATGATTTATTTGTATGGTAGTGGTGCAATGCCTCCTGCTGCTTCAGAGCATGGAGTTGACGTAGATTGGTTATATAATATTAACTGGATTATTGTATTCGCAGTTTATTTTGGTACAAATGGATTGTTGTTCTGGTTCTCTTATAAATACTCATATCATCCGGATAGAAAAGCTTACTACTTTCCTCATGATAACAAATTAGAGATGATTTGGACAATTGTTCCTGCTGCAGCTTTAGCTGTGATCATCACTTTAGGTTTGATGGTATGGAACAAGATTACTGGAGCACCTTCAGATGACGCAGTAGTAGTTGAAGTTTATGCTGAACAATTTAAATGGACAATCAGATATTCAGGAGATGATAATCAATTAGGATATTCTGATTATAAATTAGTGAATGCTGAAAACCCACTTGGTGTTATTACTGAAGAATTTGTAGACAAAAGAATCGAGGAGATTAAAGGTGACATTGATGCAGATCAACTAACACTTGATAATTTCAGATCTAATACTGCTGAAGTTGGATTGTCAAAAGCTAACGAATATAAGCTTGAGCACAACATTGAGAAAATGGGAAGAATCAAAACTAGAATCGAAACAATGAAAGGTTCTATGAATGATTCAATCTATTCTAAAGCAGGTGATGATTACATTTCAAAAACAGCATTGTTTTTAGTAAAAGGTCAAGAATACCAGTTTATTTTTAGATCAAGAGATGTAATTCACTCGGCTTACTTCCCTCACTTTAGAGCACAAATGAACTGTGTGCCTGGTGAAAGAACTAAGTTGAAGTTAAAACCGATAATGACTACTGCAGAAATGCAAAAAGAAATTAAAGACCCTGATTTTTCATACATTTTAATGTGTAACAAAATTTGTGGAGCTTCTCACTTTAACATGTATTTGCCTGTAATAGTTGGAACGCAAGAAGAATTTGAAGCTTGGAAAGCTGATCCAATTAACTATGCACCAGTTGTTGATGTTGCTGAAGAAGGAGACGCTGGAAGTGACGAACTAGAAGCTGATGACGCTTCTGTTGAAGATGGAACTGAAAATGCTGAAGACGCTGGAAACGGAGAAGGCGAACCAACGCATTAA